From one Pseudoliparis swirei isolate HS2019 ecotype Mariana Trench chromosome 5, NWPU_hadal_v1, whole genome shotgun sequence genomic stretch:
- the LOC130194211 gene encoding protein-glutamine gamma-glutamyltransferase K-like isoform X2: MPVETRSIRDRSAVGRFPSVTLEFGEDEEEDDEEQDDDRGDDGEKETACRRWLRAVCPCCCREPDDADDITDTLDTGIDDLDEGGGEEEEEEEEVEKADGELNDLLLKVHSVDLMKSQSGQNRAEHHTDRYQSDDFIIRRGQRFQMWVTLSRAFSGEGDALHLELRTGSLPTVSKGTHVIVPLVDELEHDRWAAAVVRRDGSRLLLAVNSSPAAAVGRYELTVETNNASGQSVSVRDPANDVYLLFNPWCKDDAVFMDSEEERQEYVMNDIGRMYYGTRDQIGVRTWSYGQFDDGILDACFFILEKSGTPPSGWGDPVNVVRVISAMINSPDDRGVVEGNWSGSYPLGTSPTVWSGSVEILKEYHENHGNPVKYGQCWVFAGVFTTVLRCLGVPSRPVTNYSSAHDTDVSLTTDIYLDENLDPIDELNGDSVWNFHVWTDCWMARPDLPLGYGGWQAVDATPQETSQGTFRCGPASLAAICNGQVFLKHDAPFVFAEVNSDKIYWQRKIDGTFSQIYSEKKLVGHAISTKAVGTDERSDITHLYKHPEGSEPERIAVETASRYGSKAEAYTSPTAEDVSVVVTMDGEGPKMGGDAGLTVTLRNGSSERRRLVLHSQVAVMYYTGVHKATVRKDETEVDLMPNEVNMLDWNLEYKDYKDQLVDQAALMLTLSGRVKETQQVFATQFSFRLRTPDLILKPIGKAVVGEKMAVEISFTNPLPQVLKAVIFHVEGLGLLSARKIHHGDIGARESVTLTEQLVPSLAGPRKLLASLDSRQLTQVHGVADVTVEGKSHGAL, translated from the exons AGACGGCGTGCCGCCGCTGGCTTCGGGCGGTTTGCCCGTGTTGCTGCCGCGAACCCGACGACGCCGACGACATCACCGACACTCTGGACACCGGCATCGACGATCTGgacgaggggggaggagaggaggaggaggaagaggaggaggtcgagAAGGCCGACGGCGAGCTTAACG acctcctcctgaAGGTCCACTCCGTCGACCTGATGAAGAGCCAATCGGGTCAGAACCGCGCCGAGCACCACACGGACCGCTACCAGAGCGACGACTTCATCATCCGCAGAGGGCAGCGGTTCCAGATGTGGGTCACGTTGTCCCGGGCCTTCAGCGGCGAGGGCGACGCCCTCCACCTGGAGCTGAGGACGG GGTCTTTGCCGACGGTGTCAAAGGGAACTCACGTCATCGTCCCCCTGGTGGACGAGTTGGAGCACGACCGCTGGGCGGCCGCCGTGGTGCGGCGGGACGGCAGCCGGCTGCTGCTGGCGGTGAACTcctcccccgccgccgccgtcggcCGCTACGAGCTCACGGTGGAGACGAACAACGCCAGCGGCCAGAGCGTCTCCGTGCGCGACCCGGCCAACGACGTCTACCTGTTGTTCAACCCCTGGTGCAAAG ACGACGCAGTGTTCATGGACTCCGAAGAGGAGAGGCAGGAGTACGTCATGAACGACATCGGGCGGATGTACTACGGCACGAGGGATCAGATCGGCGTGCGGACGTGGAGTTACggacag TTTGATGACGGGATCCTCGACGCGTGTTTCTTCATCCTGGAGAAGAGCGGAACACCCCCGTCAGGGTGGGGCGACCCGGTCAATGTGGTGCGGGTCATCTCGGCCATG ATCAACTCCCCCGACGACCGCGGCGTCGTGGAGGGGAACTGGTCCGGCAGCTATCCGCTGGGAACCAGTCCAACGGTCTGGAGCGGGAGCGTCGAGATCCTGAAAGAATACCACGAGAACCACGGCAACCCCGTGAAGTACGGCCAGTGCTGGGTGTTTGCTGGCGTGTTCACGACAG TTTTACGGTGTCTCGGCGTTCCCAGTCGACCCGTGACCAACTACAGCTCTGCCCACGACACGGACGTCTCCCTGACGACGGACATCTACCTGGACGAGAACCTGGACCCAATCGACGAGCTCAACGGCGACTCCGTCTG GAATTTCCACGTGTGGACCGACTGCTGGATGGCGAGGCCCGACTTGCCCCTAGGCTACGGAGGCTGGCAGGCCGTGGACGCCACGCCTCAGGAGACCAGCCAGGGAACCTTCCGATGCGGCCCCGCCTCCCTCGCCGCCATCTGCAACGGACAGGTGTTCCTCAAGCACGACGCCCCATTTGTGTTCGCCGAG GTGAACAGCGATAAAATCTACTGGCAGAGGAAGATAGACGGGACCTTCAGTCAGATCTACAGCGAGAAGAAGCTGGTGGGCCACGCCATCAGCACGAAGGCCGTGGGCACCGACGAGCGCAGCGACATCACGCACCTCTACAAACACCCCGAAG GGTCGGAGCCGGAACGCATCGCGGTGGAGACGGCGTCCCGCTACGGCTCCAAGGCGGAGGCCTACACCTCCCCCACGGCGGAGGACGTCTCCGTGGTAGTGACTATGGACGGCGAGGGGCCGAAGATGGGTGGCGACGCCGGTCTGACCGTCACGTTGAGGAACGGCAGCTcggagcggcggcggctcgTCCTGCACAGCCAGGTGGCGGTCATGTACTACACCGGCGTCCACAAGGCCACCGTCAGGAAGGACGAGACGGAGGTGGACCTGATGCCCAACGAAG TCAACATGTTGGATTGGAACCTGGAGTACAAAGACTACAAGGACCAGCTGGTGGACCAGGCGGCTCTGATGCTGACCCTGTCGGGCCGGGTCAAAGAAACCCAGCAGGTCTTCGCCACTCAGTTCAGTTTCCGCCTCCGGACCCCAGACCTCATCTTAAAG CCAATAGGAAAGGCCGTGGTCGGAGAAAAGATGGCGGTAGAGATTTCCTTCACTAACCCACTCCCGCAGGTGCTGAAGGCGGTGATATTCCATGTGGAAGGACTCGGCCTCCTCAGTGCTCGAAAGATTCATCATGG AGATATCGGCGCTCGTGAATCGGTGACTCTGACCGAGCAGCTCGTGCCCTCGCTGGCCGGGCCCAGGAAATTACTGGCTTCCCTGGACAGCAGGCAGCTCACGCAGGTTCACGGCGTGGCCGACGTCACGGTGGAGGGGAAGAGCCACGGCGCTCTGTAG
- the LOC130194211 gene encoding protein-glutamine gamma-glutamyltransferase K-like isoform X1: MAARLLNYNLRRLLKKTRMPVETRSIRDRSAVGRFPSVTLEFGEDEEEDDEEQDDDRGDDGEKETACRRWLRAVCPCCCREPDDADDITDTLDTGIDDLDEGGGEEEEEEEEVEKADGELNDLLLKVHSVDLMKSQSGQNRAEHHTDRYQSDDFIIRRGQRFQMWVTLSRAFSGEGDALHLELRTGSLPTVSKGTHVIVPLVDELEHDRWAAAVVRRDGSRLLLAVNSSPAAAVGRYELTVETNNASGQSVSVRDPANDVYLLFNPWCKDDAVFMDSEEERQEYVMNDIGRMYYGTRDQIGVRTWSYGQFDDGILDACFFILEKSGTPPSGWGDPVNVVRVISAMINSPDDRGVVEGNWSGSYPLGTSPTVWSGSVEILKEYHENHGNPVKYGQCWVFAGVFTTVLRCLGVPSRPVTNYSSAHDTDVSLTTDIYLDENLDPIDELNGDSVWNFHVWTDCWMARPDLPLGYGGWQAVDATPQETSQGTFRCGPASLAAICNGQVFLKHDAPFVFAEVNSDKIYWQRKIDGTFSQIYSEKKLVGHAISTKAVGTDERSDITHLYKHPEGSEPERIAVETASRYGSKAEAYTSPTAEDVSVVVTMDGEGPKMGGDAGLTVTLRNGSSERRRLVLHSQVAVMYYTGVHKATVRKDETEVDLMPNEVNMLDWNLEYKDYKDQLVDQAALMLTLSGRVKETQQVFATQFSFRLRTPDLILKPIGKAVVGEKMAVEISFTNPLPQVLKAVIFHVEGLGLLSARKIHHGDIGARESVTLTEQLVPSLAGPRKLLASLDSRQLTQVHGVADVTVEGKSHGAL; the protein is encoded by the exons AGACGGCGTGCCGCCGCTGGCTTCGGGCGGTTTGCCCGTGTTGCTGCCGCGAACCCGACGACGCCGACGACATCACCGACACTCTGGACACCGGCATCGACGATCTGgacgaggggggaggagaggaggaggaggaagaggaggaggtcgagAAGGCCGACGGCGAGCTTAACG acctcctcctgaAGGTCCACTCCGTCGACCTGATGAAGAGCCAATCGGGTCAGAACCGCGCCGAGCACCACACGGACCGCTACCAGAGCGACGACTTCATCATCCGCAGAGGGCAGCGGTTCCAGATGTGGGTCACGTTGTCCCGGGCCTTCAGCGGCGAGGGCGACGCCCTCCACCTGGAGCTGAGGACGG GGTCTTTGCCGACGGTGTCAAAGGGAACTCACGTCATCGTCCCCCTGGTGGACGAGTTGGAGCACGACCGCTGGGCGGCCGCCGTGGTGCGGCGGGACGGCAGCCGGCTGCTGCTGGCGGTGAACTcctcccccgccgccgccgtcggcCGCTACGAGCTCACGGTGGAGACGAACAACGCCAGCGGCCAGAGCGTCTCCGTGCGCGACCCGGCCAACGACGTCTACCTGTTGTTCAACCCCTGGTGCAAAG ACGACGCAGTGTTCATGGACTCCGAAGAGGAGAGGCAGGAGTACGTCATGAACGACATCGGGCGGATGTACTACGGCACGAGGGATCAGATCGGCGTGCGGACGTGGAGTTACggacag TTTGATGACGGGATCCTCGACGCGTGTTTCTTCATCCTGGAGAAGAGCGGAACACCCCCGTCAGGGTGGGGCGACCCGGTCAATGTGGTGCGGGTCATCTCGGCCATG ATCAACTCCCCCGACGACCGCGGCGTCGTGGAGGGGAACTGGTCCGGCAGCTATCCGCTGGGAACCAGTCCAACGGTCTGGAGCGGGAGCGTCGAGATCCTGAAAGAATACCACGAGAACCACGGCAACCCCGTGAAGTACGGCCAGTGCTGGGTGTTTGCTGGCGTGTTCACGACAG TTTTACGGTGTCTCGGCGTTCCCAGTCGACCCGTGACCAACTACAGCTCTGCCCACGACACGGACGTCTCCCTGACGACGGACATCTACCTGGACGAGAACCTGGACCCAATCGACGAGCTCAACGGCGACTCCGTCTG GAATTTCCACGTGTGGACCGACTGCTGGATGGCGAGGCCCGACTTGCCCCTAGGCTACGGAGGCTGGCAGGCCGTGGACGCCACGCCTCAGGAGACCAGCCAGGGAACCTTCCGATGCGGCCCCGCCTCCCTCGCCGCCATCTGCAACGGACAGGTGTTCCTCAAGCACGACGCCCCATTTGTGTTCGCCGAG GTGAACAGCGATAAAATCTACTGGCAGAGGAAGATAGACGGGACCTTCAGTCAGATCTACAGCGAGAAGAAGCTGGTGGGCCACGCCATCAGCACGAAGGCCGTGGGCACCGACGAGCGCAGCGACATCACGCACCTCTACAAACACCCCGAAG GGTCGGAGCCGGAACGCATCGCGGTGGAGACGGCGTCCCGCTACGGCTCCAAGGCGGAGGCCTACACCTCCCCCACGGCGGAGGACGTCTCCGTGGTAGTGACTATGGACGGCGAGGGGCCGAAGATGGGTGGCGACGCCGGTCTGACCGTCACGTTGAGGAACGGCAGCTcggagcggcggcggctcgTCCTGCACAGCCAGGTGGCGGTCATGTACTACACCGGCGTCCACAAGGCCACCGTCAGGAAGGACGAGACGGAGGTGGACCTGATGCCCAACGAAG TCAACATGTTGGATTGGAACCTGGAGTACAAAGACTACAAGGACCAGCTGGTGGACCAGGCGGCTCTGATGCTGACCCTGTCGGGCCGGGTCAAAGAAACCCAGCAGGTCTTCGCCACTCAGTTCAGTTTCCGCCTCCGGACCCCAGACCTCATCTTAAAG CCAATAGGAAAGGCCGTGGTCGGAGAAAAGATGGCGGTAGAGATTTCCTTCACTAACCCACTCCCGCAGGTGCTGAAGGCGGTGATATTCCATGTGGAAGGACTCGGCCTCCTCAGTGCTCGAAAGATTCATCATGG AGATATCGGCGCTCGTGAATCGGTGACTCTGACCGAGCAGCTCGTGCCCTCGCTGGCCGGGCCCAGGAAATTACTGGCTTCCCTGGACAGCAGGCAGCTCACGCAGGTTCACGGCGTGGCCGACGTCACGGTGGAGGGGAAGAGCCACGGCGCTCTGTAG